In Nostoc sp. GT001, a genomic segment contains:
- a CDS encoding general stress protein: protein MASGQIQHAIGIFRNRKIALQALDELRSSGFSMNKISVITKKPKLNEQLDSSDTSESNIAPAEGARAGGLAGATAGGLLTLVAGLGILLIPGFGPALAAESVLATLLGSGASAAAGGLIGALRGWFLPEEVAQLYNDRVFQGDYLVTIESTEDDIRQAESILRRWGIQEWRVFDIPNS from the coding sequence ATGGCTTCTGGTCAAATTCAACACGCTATTGGCATATTTCGTAATCGCAAAATTGCACTACAGGCGCTCGACGAACTGAGAAGTAGTGGCTTTTCGATGAATAAAATTTCTGTAATCACTAAAAAACCCAAGCTCAATGAGCAACTTGACAGTTCCGACACGAGTGAAAGTAATATTGCTCCTGCTGAAGGTGCTAGGGCGGGTGGATTAGCAGGCGCTACGGCGGGAGGTTTACTTACCTTAGTTGCGGGTTTGGGTATTTTGCTTATTCCTGGTTTTGGCCCAGCGCTAGCAGCAGAGTCTGTTTTAGCCACCCTGTTAGGAAGTGGAGCTAGCGCAGCTGCTGGCGGTCTGATTGGCGCACTACGAGGTTGGTTTCTTCCTGAAGAAGTTGCCCAACTCTACAATGACCGAGTATTCCAAGGTGATTATTTAGTGACGATAGAAAGTACAGAAGACGATATCCGTCAAGCTGAATCTATTCTTAGGCGTTGGGGTATTCAGGAATGGCGAGTTTTTGACATTCCCAACAGTTGA
- a CDS encoding TrkA family potassium uptake protein, producing the protein MYVLIGGAGLVGLSLAQKLVELGHTVAVIDIDPIACRYAREQVGAMAFEGSAVSTEVLLEAGIRKAGSLAAVLRSDALNLAMVTLAKHYGVTHILSRMRHPDFAEPLRIAGANHIISTVELSVSTMVNAIEYPQVESMMHFEQGQIEVLKLSIPNNCYVAGRSVAEIAQDPQFPTGSLIIGYQSHPHEDLMIPNGSTILEPHSTVLIVTKPRCLHQVIDFIEQRC; encoded by the coding sequence ATGTACGTACTAATTGGTGGAGCTGGCTTAGTAGGCTTAAGTTTAGCGCAAAAACTGGTAGAACTAGGACATACTGTTGCCGTAATTGACATTGACCCTATTGCTTGTCGCTACGCCCGCGAACAAGTAGGAGCAATGGCTTTTGAAGGCAGTGCTGTGAGTACAGAAGTATTATTAGAAGCGGGGATTCGCAAAGCCGGTTCCTTGGCAGCAGTTCTGAGAAGTGATGCCTTAAACTTGGCAATGGTAACTCTTGCTAAACACTACGGCGTCACCCATATTTTGAGTCGGATGCGCCACCCCGATTTTGCCGAACCGCTGCGGATAGCTGGAGCTAACCATATTATCAGTACTGTTGAACTATCAGTTTCAACAATGGTGAATGCCATTGAGTATCCGCAAGTAGAATCAATGATGCATTTTGAGCAGGGACAGATTGAGGTTCTGAAACTTTCCATCCCCAACAATTGCTATGTTGCTGGTCGTAGTGTTGCCGAAATTGCTCAAGATCCCCAATTCCCCACTGGTTCGCTAATTATTGGCTATCAATCTCATCCCCACGAAGATTTGATGATTCCTAACGGCAGTACAATACTGGAACCTCATTCAACTGTGCTGATTGTGACTAAACCAAGATGCTTACATCAAGTCATTGATTTTATTGAACAAAGATGTTGA